The Vigna radiata var. radiata cultivar VC1973A chromosome 6, Vradiata_ver6, whole genome shotgun sequence DNA segment TTTATGAAGTCGTAAGAATTTTCCTTCCATATATACTAGTCAAGTAACATAAAAAGGAAGTCGGTAAGAAAGGGTGccatggaaaaaaaataacgaTGGTTAATTAGCAAAATACAAAGTAAGCAAGAGAAGCAAAGTTTGAATTTGAAGAAGACTTATAAGCaattaagagaaaatgaaattaattaatcgCTTAAGATAGAAATAGATTAATTGTAAAAGCAAAAGCTAGTTGGGTGGGTTGAATGAACGTTCCCATTGAACTAAAGCCACCTCTTGTACTTGAAATCCAAACGTGGCACAAGGCCAATTCCCATCACAAACCTTCAAAATAACACCCTATTGACTACAATGCCTCTCCTTCTCCAATCTTCAACATTTTCACATCATTTGTCAACCACACAATTAATTTCTCCATCGTGTgcttatactatatatatataatgcttGGTAAATCTCTCCACGTCacattatctttttcttctcgCACTTACCTTTTCTTACACATTTCTACATCTTCTTCACTAGACAAACACACAACACCTCTAAAACATGCCCATCACAATTTCTTCCCTTCCCTATCTCCAACACACGTTCGCAAAACTCTAATACGTCACCAATCAATCACGAACAATCTCGCGATTGCATTACAAATAATACCAcaatttacaatattttgaCCTTCACCGCCACGTCACCACCCTATCTTTTCTACGAAAATGACCCTATACTTTGAAAGCTAAGCCACACCAACATACCAATTATATGTTCATACTTGTAACGGAGTTTCATCAGGAAAGAAACACGTATtgttgttaataaataaataatttattaataaaaattattggtaGATTAAAAAGGGCAAaagggaaaggaaaaaaaaagaagaggggGACACGTGTCGAAAGGTGGAAGCAACCACCGCACGAACCTTTTGTGCTGCTTTGAGCTATCGTTTTCTATGTTACCGGTTGTAACAAAAGTCCAGCCTAACTCTCTCAATCTATCTCTCACATGGACACGTGCCCGCACGTGTACACTCTTCCCGCACCCTCTCTTTAGCCATTGCCGACGTGGTTTAAACTCGCGCGTGAAAAATGATTtcgcacttttttttttaaaacactgCTCTCATCTCACACACACCGTAGTGGATACTGCCTACGACACACAACTCCGCTTCTAGAACACTCAACATGAAACACTATCACTTACACGTGTCACTCAATTAAATCAGATTCATGatagcttttttatttttttaattccttgATTGAAGAAATTCTCTTACATTTGCTGTATGAATCTGATTTAGGCTTTTAACTTTCACGGGAATGGCGCAATCCCGTGTGGATTTTtctgtcttttacttttaaccACGAATGAAAAGTAggtacttttatttattttttattttttattttttttttaaactttgagtTTTACGGCTACATGCAATGCACCTACCGAACGACCACGACCGTATCGGAACCGATAAGGTCGACTGTCTGGACGCCTTTTTGTTCCAGACACGTGGTGAAGTCCAACAGGCGAGTAACTCAAGTGGGTCCCGCTCTCCAACAGTAAGACAAAGATAACCGTACTTATCTTACCCCATGTGACGCTATAAATATCGACCAATGTCTACCGGtttctgagaaaaaaaaaagaagaagaaaggaaagagaaaacaaaacatcTTCCTCTGCACTACTTCATCCTCAtcggttttctttgttttcttatcCTGAGACAATTGAATTGCTTTCGAAAATGGGAGTTCCAGAGAAAGACCCTCTTGCCCAGTTGAGTCTACCCCCTGGTTTTCGGTTCTACCCCACCGACGAGGAGCTTCTCGTTCAGTATCTCTGCCGCAAGGTCGCCGGCCACCATTTCTCTCTCCCAATCATTGCTGAAATTGATTTGTACAAGTTCGACCCATGGGTTCTCCCAAGtaaatacaatttttcttttctttttctttttatttttttttgctttttcccTTGTCGTTCTATATTGAATTGACACGAGCTGTTAATTTCTCAGGCAAGGCGATTTTCGGGGAGAAAGAGTGGTACTTTTTCAGCCCTCGAGACAGGAAGTACCCAAACGGGTCTCGACCCAACAGAGTAGCCGGGTCGGGGTATTGGAAAGCCACCGGAACCGACAAGATCATCACCACCGAGGGTAGAAAAGTTGGCATAAAAAAAGCTCTGGTCTTTTACGTTGGCAAAGCTCCCAAAGGCACCAAAACCAATTGGATCATGCACGAGTATCGCCTCCTTGACTCTTCCCGAAAGACCACCGGAACCAAGGTACATAATCGAGTTTACTTTCCGTTTTGGTTAATTGAATAAAGGTGGCAGTAGATTGAGAAACCATAGATGATTTATGGAGCAATAAGTTCTCTTTAAACATGTTATTAATGGTACTTGTTACACATTAATTGATTGGAGCGTTTGATTGATGGTGCAGTTGGACGATTGGGTTCTGTGTCGTATATACAAGAAGAACTCGAGTGCACAGAAGGCGGCGCAGAACGGCGTCGTTTCGAGCAGGGAATACACTCAATACAGCAACGGTTCGTCGTCGTCGTCTTCGTCCCATCTGGACGACGTTCTGGAATCGCTGCCGACGATCGACGAACGATGTTTTGCGATGCCACGTGTCAGTACGATGCAGGCACAGCAGGAGGAGAAGGTGAGCATTCATCAGAACCTGGGTGCGGGTGGGTTGGTGGATTGGGCCAATCCTGCGGTTCTGAATTCGGTGGGTGAATTCGTTTCGGGGAATAATCAAGTGGTGCAGGAGCAGACACAGGGGATGGTGAACTACGGCGGGTGCAATGACCTTTATGTCCCCACGTTCTGCCACGTGGAGTCTACACTTCCGCAAAAGATGGAGGAAGAGGTGCAAAGCGGTGTGAGAAGCCAAAACAACAATAACCCGTGGTTTGTTCAGAACGAATTTACGCAGGGGTATCAGAACCCGGTGGACACGTGTGGGTTTAAGTTCCCGGTTCAGGCGGTGGGATTCGGGTTCAGGCAATGAAGCTGAGCGggttatgaaaaaagaaataatgtttattttgtgtaaaTAGGTGGGGATTGTTTGGGCTAACTCGTTGGGTTTTAGGTTCCTTTTTAGAAAAGGTGAAAATTTTGGTCTTCATTTTCGGCTAAAGAATGAATCGATCCAGGAGATAAAGCAATGATGGAATGGaaccatttaatttattagaacGTAGTTTTCGGCCACAGAAAGCTTACTCACCCACATGAATCACATTTTGTACTTAAAAATCAACTTCAAATTGTTCCAGTGTTAGGTTTCGTTAATTTCGATCTTCCTATGTCCACATGTTTCTTTATTACTGTATGTATACGCAGTTTATGCACGTGTAAAATGAGTCACCGTTCGGAAGGTAGGCGCATTGCCATTACCAGAAACAAAGAGATAAGGTTcgtatatattgaatttttctcTGCGTGAAAAATGAAATTCCAAACTCAAGTGccccttttctattttttttttctcttcttatctGTATTTTTGACTATTTTCAGCAGAGAATATGGAAAATGGATTTTGGAGAGGGAAAAGTAAATGACGGAACAAAATAGAGATGACGTTTTAAGCAACAGATAAAATTTGACTGCGGAATTGTTCAACATTTGAACAAAATGTTTAAGTGTTTTCACGGATGGAGATTTTTCCAAATAGAGCGGAAATTCAACAACGTTAATTGTtgtttttagatttttgttttaatataggATTTTGATTGAAGGAAATGTGTGCACGTTTAGAAAATGCATGTTTCAGAAACTAGTTGGAACAGAAAAGACTAGCCTCGAAGCAT contains these protein-coding regions:
- the LOC106765243 gene encoding NAC domain-containing protein 72 translates to MGVPEKDPLAQLSLPPGFRFYPTDEELLVQYLCRKVAGHHFSLPIIAEIDLYKFDPWVLPSKAIFGEKEWYFFSPRDRKYPNGSRPNRVAGSGYWKATGTDKIITTEGRKVGIKKALVFYVGKAPKGTKTNWIMHEYRLLDSSRKTTGTKLDDWVLCRIYKKNSSAQKAAQNGVVSSREYTQYSNGSSSSSSSHLDDVLESLPTIDERCFAMPRVSTMQAQQEEKVSIHQNLGAGGLVDWANPAVLNSVGEFVSGNNQVVQEQTQGMVNYGGCNDLYVPTFCHVESTLPQKMEEEVQSGVRSQNNNNPWFVQNEFTQGYQNPVDTCGFKFPVQAVGFGFRQ